CAGAGTGCTATCTGATGGTTGTTTTGGTCGATGAACGGCCAGAAGAAGTTACTGATATGCAACGAAGCGTCAAAGGTGAGGTCATTGCTTCCACCTTCGACCGACCCCCATCAGAGCATACTGCTGTGGCTGAGCTTGCAATTGAGCGGGCAAAGCGCCTGGTTGAGCAAGGCGAAGACGTCGTCGTTCTGTTGGACTCGATTACTCGACTTGGTCGGGCGTATAACAACTCTTCGCCAGCTTCTGGACGTATTCTTTCCGGTGGTGTGGACTCCAACGCGCTGTATCCTCCGAAACGGTTCCTTGGCGCGGCTCGCAATATCGAAAATGGTGGTTCGTTGACCATCATTGCCACGGCGATGGTTGAGACCGGTTCCGCAGGCGATACTGTTATCTTTGAGGAATTCAAGGGCACTGGCAATGCGGAACTGAAGCTGGATCGCAAGATCGCCGAGCGTCGAGTATTCCCGGCGGTTGACGTCAATCCTTCCGGCACCCGTAAAGACGAATTGCTGATGCCAAAGGAAGAAGCGCAGGTTATGCACAAACTGCGTCGTATTCTTTCCGCGCTGGATAACCAGCAGGCCATTGATCTTTTGATCAAGCAGCTCAAGAAGACCAAGAACAACCGCGAGTTCCTCATGCAGGTCGCCTCGTCTGCCATCATGAACACCGAAGATGGTGAGGAGGTCGAGTAATTAGTGGCGAACCAAGTATCTGCGGTTGACGACATCGTCTCCGAATACCAGGGCATAGAAGCTCAAATGGCAGATCCGGAGACGATGGGCGATCAAGCGTTATTTCGGAAGCTATCAAAACGCTATTCAGAATTGCAGCCAATTATTCGGGTCAATAATAAGCTGGTTCAGGCCCGAGACGACCACGAAGTTGCTGCTGAAATGGCCTATGAGGATGCCGAGTTTAAGGCCGAAGCTGAACGGCTAGCTGGTGAGATTGTCGAACTAGAAGAGCAATTAGCTGATCTACTTGCCCCGCGTGATCCTCACGACGGTGACGATATCGTCATGGAAGTTAAAGCTGGTGCTGGTGGCGAAGAAGCTGCATTATTTGCGGGCGAGCTGGTGCGTATGTACCAGCGTTATGCAGAAAAGCATGGTTTTAGCACTGAGGTTTTGGATTTATCCGAATCTGATCTTGGCGGCGTAAAGGATATGACGTTATCCATACGTTCGAAGCAGCCCTCACGTGATGGTGCCTGGAGCGTGTTCAAATTTGAGGGTGGCGTTCATCGTGTCCAGCGAGTTCCGGTAACGGAGTCGCAAGGTCGGATTCAAACTTCGGCAGCTGGTGTGTTGGTATACCCGGAGCCAGATGAGGTTTCCGAGGTGGAGATCGACGAAAAAGACCTGCGGGTTGACGTGTACCGCTCTTCCGGTAAAGGTGGGCAGGGTGTTAATACCACCGACTCGGCGGTGCGCATCACCCATCTTCCAACGGGCATCGTTGTTACCTGCCAGAAGGAACGTTCCCAGATCCAGAATAAGGCGCGTGCTATGCAGGTACTCGCTGCCCGACTTCAGGCTCTTGCCGAAGAACAAGCAGAAGCGGAAGCTGCGGAGGGACGTGCGGCTCAGATTCGTACTCTGGATCGTTCGGAACGTATCCGTACATACAACTGGCCTGAAAATCGCATTTCTGATCACCGGATTGGGTATAAAGCCAATACATTGGATTCCGTACTCAATGGTGACTTGGAAGATTTATTTACTGCTTTGCGCACCGCAGAGCGGGCAGCCCGATTGGAAGCGGAATAGGTTTTCGTGCGGGAAATTTTACATTCAGCTCAAGCCACCCTCGCTGCGGCGGGGGTGGCTTCGCCGCGCAACGACGTCCAGCTGATTGCGGCTGAGCTTCTAGAGATTGACCCGCTAGCCGTGCCCTTATTTCGGCTTCGGGATCTAACGGAGGCGAAACGTGCTGCATTCCTATTGG
The nucleotide sequence above comes from Corynebacterium mustelae. Encoded proteins:
- the prfA gene encoding peptide chain release factor 1, whose translation is MANQVSAVDDIVSEYQGIEAQMADPETMGDQALFRKLSKRYSELQPIIRVNNKLVQARDDHEVAAEMAYEDAEFKAEAERLAGEIVELEEQLADLLAPRDPHDGDDIVMEVKAGAGGEEAALFAGELVRMYQRYAEKHGFSTEVLDLSESDLGGVKDMTLSIRSKQPSRDGAWSVFKFEGGVHRVQRVPVTESQGRIQTSAAGVLVYPEPDEVSEVEIDEKDLRVDVYRSSGKGGQGVNTTDSAVRITHLPTGIVVTCQKERSQIQNKARAMQVLAARLQALAEEQAEAEAAEGRAAQIRTLDRSERIRTYNWPENRISDHRIGYKANTLDSVLNGDLEDLFTALRTAERAARLEAE